One part of the Leptospira saintgironsiae genome encodes these proteins:
- a CDS encoding ankyrin repeat domain-containing protein yields MAKYGKLRRGSWAVLVFFFSLAIEADTELDKQFLSAVKEGDLRKVELLLNQGATVDAKDDDGRTAIMLADGEDVVEFLIKHGANINAQDVDGNSVLFYRLIPILKVKIPDMDDLAEAKRLIESGALVEYTARKGEDQKPVSLLNMAIRNQSLVLVKFLIENGANPNHDPGGIEEYPLFLAVGGASSPSNLGIAEYLLANGSKAVFTSRLKDVHTPNGTHQIGARNAFHYATEPKQTDLKILDVLAKAGTNLNHRDAEGKTPLMEAIQRKNVSAAQKLIQLGSDLTLADNQGKTVLDLAKEYHLDEIERVLAEKLSSKTQ; encoded by the coding sequence ATGGCAAAATACGGCAAACTTAGACGCGGAAGCTGGGCTGTGCTCGTTTTCTTCTTCAGTTTGGCGATCGAGGCCGATACCGAACTGGACAAACAATTTTTATCAGCGGTAAAAGAAGGGGACCTTCGTAAGGTAGAGTTACTTCTGAACCAAGGCGCCACAGTGGATGCTAAGGATGATGATGGGCGCACAGCGATCATGCTTGCAGATGGTGAGGACGTAGTTGAGTTTCTCATCAAACACGGAGCAAATATCAATGCTCAGGATGTGGATGGGAATTCCGTATTATTCTATCGTTTAATCCCTATCTTAAAAGTAAAAATTCCGGATATGGACGATCTTGCTGAGGCAAAACGACTGATTGAGTCCGGTGCATTGGTGGAATATACCGCTCGAAAGGGAGAGGATCAAAAACCAGTTTCTCTTCTCAATATGGCGATCCGGAACCAAAGTCTTGTTTTAGTAAAATTTTTGATAGAGAACGGTGCTAACCCAAATCATGATCCAGGTGGGATCGAAGAATATCCTCTATTCTTAGCAGTGGGAGGCGCGTCTTCTCCTTCTAATTTGGGAATCGCAGAATATTTATTAGCGAACGGTTCAAAAGCAGTGTTCACTAGCAGATTGAAAGATGTGCACACTCCTAATGGGACACATCAGATCGGCGCGAGAAATGCATTTCATTATGCTACAGAACCTAAACAAACTGATCTAAAAATTTTGGATGTTTTAGCTAAGGCCGGGACAAATCTAAATCATAGAGACGCAGAAGGAAAAACTCCTCTCATGGAAGCCATCCAGAGAAAAAATGTTTCTGCAGCACAGAAATTGATCCAACTAGGATCTGACCTTACACTTGCGGATAATCAAGGTAAGACGGTACTAGATCTGGCAAAAGAATATCATCTGGATGAAATAGAGCGGGTTTTGGCCGAAAAACTTTCCTCCAAGACACAATAA
- the ileS gene encoding isoleucine--tRNA ligase translates to MKEEDKKNPYSSTVILPQTDFPMKAGLSTREPDQIKTWQSEKILRKMQEKRKDRPQFILHDGPPYANGNFHTGHALNKILKDMIVKSKFFAGYQTDMIPGWDCHGLPIEVQVLKNLGKKAKEIGPEELRKLCREYAEQWVQKQGQDLSRFLCFWEEGKIYKTMSPDFEAKIVEVFGDLFEKGYVYRGKKPVYWCIELATAHAEAEIEYYPHKSPSIYVKFPIKGQDRKFCLIWTTTPWTLPANLAISFNPKFAYSFYATPNGEELLLADGLKEAVEKAAEVQLTKKESVSQEALSKMVFRHPFLDQDSIPLFGEHVTLDAGTGAVHTAPGHGQDDYKVGLAAGLEPYSPVDDYGRYTDEFPMMKGIKVWDANPKIVELLREKNLLLHYSEFEHSYPHSWRSKKPLIFRATPQWFFQMDYQQLREKSLEAIDKVSWIPNWGITRIRSMVETRPDWCLSRQRNWGVPIPAFTCENCNETHLDAKSVKFFTDLVRTKGIEIWYSEPADSLLPPDTKCSKCGSSSFRKGKDILDVWFDSGVSNFAVLKERGKEPPADLYLEGSDQHRGWFQSSLWPSMALRGIPPYKSVLTHGYVLDEQGRAMSKSLGNGIDPTTDIINVYGADILRLWVSSQDFRDDVKVGKEGLKIIADNYRKIRNTFRYLLGNLSGHSLDQNLNVSDLEEVDKYYLSKLAQLAEELKTHYENYQFHQVYQKLLLFCTVTLSQDYFEMIRDRMYCDRRDSKTRRSSCTTLQIILETLCIYSAPILSFTTEEVWKENGKKESVFTEEFPDLSSFRNKELETKFEEALTARETVHKSLELARQASKLGKSLEAAVEISSKAENKLQKDFSLEALELIFTVSQVSFDKSDREQLSEYSDEHFLVRVVKPKEEECPRCWRHPAEERHNGLCKRCAAAV, encoded by the coding sequence ATGAAAGAAGAAGATAAGAAGAATCCATATTCAAGTACGGTAATACTCCCTCAAACGGATTTTCCAATGAAGGCAGGACTTTCTACTAGAGAGCCTGACCAGATCAAAACCTGGCAGTCAGAAAAAATTCTGCGCAAAATGCAGGAAAAAAGAAAGGATAGACCCCAATTTATTCTTCATGACGGACCTCCTTATGCAAACGGCAACTTTCATACAGGACATGCACTCAATAAGATCCTAAAAGATATGATCGTTAAGTCCAAATTTTTTGCGGGCTACCAAACAGACATGATCCCTGGTTGGGACTGTCACGGTCTTCCAATCGAAGTTCAAGTTCTTAAGAACCTGGGCAAAAAAGCAAAAGAGATCGGCCCGGAAGAATTAAGAAAACTTTGTAGAGAATATGCGGAACAATGGGTCCAAAAACAAGGACAAGATCTTTCTCGTTTCTTATGTTTTTGGGAAGAAGGTAAGATCTACAAAACTATGAGCCCCGATTTCGAGGCAAAGATCGTAGAAGTTTTTGGAGATCTATTCGAAAAAGGTTATGTATATCGAGGCAAAAAACCAGTTTATTGGTGTATAGAACTTGCGACCGCTCACGCTGAAGCAGAGATAGAATATTATCCTCATAAGTCCCCATCCATCTATGTAAAATTCCCGATCAAAGGACAGGATAGAAAATTCTGTTTAATCTGGACGACTACTCCTTGGACTCTTCCTGCAAACCTTGCAATTAGCTTTAATCCTAAATTCGCATATTCATTTTATGCAACTCCTAACGGAGAAGAATTACTTCTCGCAGACGGATTAAAAGAAGCTGTAGAAAAAGCAGCAGAAGTCCAGCTCACTAAAAAAGAATCAGTCTCTCAGGAAGCTCTTTCTAAAATGGTATTCCGTCATCCATTCTTGGATCAGGATTCTATTCCTCTTTTTGGAGAACATGTAACTCTGGATGCAGGAACAGGAGCAGTTCACACAGCACCAGGACACGGACAAGACGACTATAAGGTTGGTTTGGCTGCAGGTCTGGAACCTTATTCTCCCGTAGACGATTACGGTAGATATACAGACGAATTCCCAATGATGAAAGGGATCAAAGTCTGGGATGCAAATCCTAAAATTGTAGAATTATTAAGAGAAAAAAATCTACTTCTTCATTATTCTGAATTTGAACATAGCTATCCTCATAGCTGGAGAAGTAAAAAGCCTCTTATCTTCCGTGCGACCCCACAATGGTTTTTCCAAATGGATTACCAACAACTTAGGGAAAAATCCTTAGAAGCGATCGACAAAGTAAGTTGGATACCTAACTGGGGAATCACCAGGATCCGCTCTATGGTGGAAACTCGCCCTGACTGGTGTCTTTCCAGACAAAGAAACTGGGGAGTTCCAATCCCTGCATTCACTTGCGAAAATTGTAATGAAACCCATCTAGATGCAAAATCCGTAAAGTTCTTCACTGATCTAGTAAGAACTAAAGGAATAGAGATCTGGTACAGCGAACCTGCAGATTCACTTCTTCCTCCTGATACAAAATGTTCTAAATGTGGATCTTCTTCTTTTAGAAAAGGAAAAGATATTTTAGATGTTTGGTTTGATTCCGGAGTTTCTAATTTTGCAGTATTAAAGGAAAGAGGCAAGGAACCTCCTGCAGATCTATATTTAGAAGGTTCGGATCAACATAGAGGTTGGTTCCAGTCCAGCCTCTGGCCTTCTATGGCTTTACGAGGAATTCCACCTTATAAATCAGTCCTAACTCACGGATATGTTTTGGATGAACAGGGACGAGCAATGTCCAAGTCCTTGGGCAATGGAATAGATCCAACCACAGATATTATCAATGTATACGGAGCGGATATACTCAGACTTTGGGTAAGCTCTCAAGACTTCAGAGATGATGTAAAAGTCGGGAAAGAAGGCCTTAAGATCATTGCAGACAATTACAGAAAGATCCGAAACACATTCAGATATCTTTTAGGTAACTTGTCAGGACATTCTTTAGACCAAAATCTTAATGTTTCCGATTTGGAAGAAGTAGATAAATATTATCTATCCAAACTGGCACAACTTGCAGAAGAACTGAAAACCCATTATGAGAATTACCAGTTCCACCAAGTATATCAGAAACTTCTTCTATTCTGCACAGTAACTCTTTCCCAAGATTATTTCGAAATGATCCGTGATAGAATGTATTGTGATCGTAGAGATTCCAAAACCAGAAGATCTTCCTGCACTACACTCCAGATCATCCTAGAAACTCTTTGTATATATTCTGCTCCTATCTTAAGCTTCACTACGGAAGAAGTTTGGAAAGAAAATGGTAAGAAAGAATCAGTATTTACTGAGGAATTCCCAGATCTTTCTTCTTTCAGAAACAAAGAATTAGAAACTAAGTTTGAAGAAGCTTTGACTGCAAGAGAAACAGTTCACAAATCTTTGGAACTTGCAAGACAGGCGAGTAAATTAGGAAAATCTTTAGAAGCAGCTGTGGAAATCTCTTCCAAGGCGGAGAATAAACTACAAAAGGATTTCTCTTTAGAAGCTCTGGAATTAATCTTCACTGTTTCTCAAGTTAGTTTTGATAAATCGGACAGAGAACAATTGTCTGAATATTCGGATGAACATTTTTTAGTTAGAGTAGTAAAACCTAAAGAAGAAGAATGCCCTCGCTGTTGGAGACATCCGGCGGAGGAAAGACATAACGGTCTTTGTAAACGTTGTGCAGCGGCCGTTTAA
- a CDS encoding leucine-rich repeat domain-containing protein produces the protein MRSIQKIGIAYLILCAAFIISDCRRPASEILNEASKNPTSIEKLDLGLGKLGTVPPALFNFPNLKWLDLRMNELTSLPENAGDWSNLEHLNIYGNDIEKLPASLSQLSKLRFFFAGNNDFVGIPTELPSNSIQTIYLDSNKIEFKESDIDIIMGFPKLEVLDLARNRKIASFPKNFGFLASHPKLRLLILKETGLKPSQIESARKLLPKVKIEF, from the coding sequence ATGAGATCCATTCAAAAAATCGGTATCGCCTATTTAATCCTTTGTGCCGCTTTCATTATTTCCGATTGCAGACGTCCTGCTTCTGAAATATTAAATGAGGCTTCTAAAAACCCAACCTCTATCGAAAAATTAGATTTGGGTTTAGGAAAACTTGGAACAGTTCCTCCTGCTCTATTTAATTTTCCAAACCTGAAATGGCTGGATCTTAGAATGAACGAGCTTACTTCTCTTCCTGAAAATGCAGGAGACTGGAGTAATTTAGAACATTTGAATATTTATGGGAATGATATAGAAAAACTTCCTGCATCTCTTTCCCAACTTTCTAAACTTAGATTTTTTTTCGCAGGAAATAACGACTTTGTTGGAATTCCTACAGAACTACCTTCAAATTCTATCCAAACAATTTATCTGGATTCCAATAAGATAGAATTCAAAGAATCTGATATAGATATTATAATGGGATTTCCAAAATTAGAAGTTTTGGATCTGGCAAGAAATAGAAAGATCGCGTCTTTTCCTAAAAACTTTGGATTTTTAGCAAGCCATCCTAAACTAAGACTTCTGATCTTAAAAGAAACAGGTTTAAAACCTTCTCAAATAGAATCTGCAAGAAAACTTCTCCCTAAAGTGAAGATAGAATTTTAA
- a CDS encoding amidase, with amino-acid sequence MSNTKFPFDSYDSIGLADLIRKKKIQPKELLDFSEAKIDRFNPELNAVVLNTIDKAREELRSGKILKGPFYGVPLLIKDLLHHVKGQKITSGSKAYKNYIPSDDSVFVSRLRNAGFVFIGTTNVPEFALMGITEPKFHGPTRNPWDPERTPGGSSGGSGAAVASGMSSIATGSDGGGSIRIPAAYCGLFGLKPTRGRVPVRPYGRVWQGASQDHVLTKSVRDSAAVLDLVSGVGIEEAFSMDKNKTSYLSEAKKSPGKLKIAYSFTSPIGTPVNQDHIDALHDTVKLLKSLGHKLEESSPQVDGKRLAKAYVTMYFGEVASEISRLDKVLGRKAKMGDVESTTWILGLLGRSISAGEFVSAIRYWDEAAYISESFLENYDLYLTPTTAEPPAKIGELAPKLYEEIAMQIIGRIGTGKLLLASGMVDQLVEKNLSRTPFTQLANLTGQPSMSVPLSKTTLGLPIGMLFTSKRGREDVLFRLAGQLEKERPWADIKKS; translated from the coding sequence ATGAGTAATACAAAATTTCCATTCGATTCTTATGATAGTATCGGCCTCGCAGATCTGATCCGAAAGAAGAAGATCCAACCCAAGGAATTATTAGATTTTTCTGAAGCAAAGATAGATAGATTTAATCCTGAATTGAACGCAGTTGTTTTGAACACAATCGACAAAGCAAGAGAAGAGCTTAGATCCGGTAAGATACTTAAGGGACCTTTTTACGGAGTTCCACTTCTTATTAAAGATTTATTACATCATGTGAAGGGACAAAAGATCACTTCAGGTTCCAAGGCTTACAAAAATTACATTCCATCCGATGACAGCGTTTTTGTTTCCAGACTCAGAAATGCAGGATTTGTTTTTATAGGTACTACAAATGTTCCTGAATTTGCTTTGATGGGAATTACTGAGCCAAAATTTCATGGGCCTACTCGAAATCCTTGGGATCCAGAAAGAACTCCGGGAGGATCTAGCGGTGGTTCAGGAGCTGCAGTCGCATCCGGAATGAGTTCTATTGCAACAGGTTCGGACGGTGGTGGATCTATCAGAATTCCAGCTGCATATTGTGGACTATTCGGATTAAAACCAACTAGAGGAAGAGTTCCAGTCCGTCCTTACGGAAGAGTTTGGCAAGGCGCTTCTCAAGATCATGTTCTTACTAAATCAGTCAGAGACAGCGCTGCAGTTTTGGACTTAGTCTCAGGAGTTGGGATAGAAGAAGCGTTCTCCATGGATAAAAATAAAACTTCTTATCTATCCGAAGCGAAGAAGTCACCAGGCAAACTAAAGATCGCGTATTCTTTCACTTCTCCTATTGGAACTCCAGTCAACCAAGATCATATAGACGCGTTACACGACACAGTAAAGCTCCTAAAATCATTGGGCCATAAATTAGAAGAAAGTTCTCCCCAGGTGGATGGAAAACGTTTAGCAAAAGCATATGTGACCATGTATTTCGGAGAAGTTGCTTCTGAAATCTCTCGCTTAGACAAAGTATTGGGCAGAAAAGCAAAAATGGGAGATGTAGAATCCACTACTTGGATTTTAGGATTACTCGGAAGATCTATTTCCGCCGGAGAATTTGTATCTGCGATCCGTTATTGGGATGAAGCCGCATATATCTCAGAATCCTTTTTAGAAAATTATGATCTATATTTGACCCCTACCACTGCAGAACCTCCTGCTAAAATTGGAGAACTTGCACCTAAACTATATGAAGAAATTGCAATGCAAATCATCGGAAGAATAGGAACTGGAAAATTACTATTAGCCAGTGGTATGGTAGACCAACTTGTAGAAAAAAATCTATCCAGAACTCCTTTTACTCAGTTGGCAAATCTTACGGGACAACCTTCCATGTCTGTTCCACTTTCCAAAACGACTCTCGGTCTACCGATTGGAATGTTATTCACTTCCAAAAGAGGAAGAGAAGATGTACTTTTCCGACTGGCAGGACAATTGGAAAAAGAAAGACCTTGGGCAGATATTAAGAAGTCTTAA
- a CDS encoding DUF1003 domain-containing protein codes for MDPEYCCLNPSTTDPKDLISFEYINPEVLDLIKKDPRFKEGSQMISLGELNLATMKYIQGMIQKETSELSSLEEEVRNSLENQDLISEDLNQTFQSRLTFGQRIADKVADFGGSWTFILMFGLSMTVWIGINAFFSLWKFDPYPFILLNLILSTLAAIQAPIIMMSQNRQEAKDRARSEMDYKINLKAELEIRHLHEKIDHILKNQWRRLTEIQQIQMQMMQILGNRK; via the coding sequence ATGGATCCGGAATATTGTTGTTTAAACCCTTCCACTACGGATCCTAAAGACTTAATTTCTTTCGAATATATTAATCCTGAAGTTTTGGATCTCATCAAAAAAGATCCAAGATTTAAAGAGGGCAGTCAGATGATCTCCTTGGGAGAATTAAATCTGGCTACCATGAAGTACATCCAAGGAATGATCCAAAAGGAAACTTCAGAATTAAGCTCTTTGGAAGAAGAAGTCAGAAACAGTCTTGAAAACCAGGACCTAATCTCTGAGGATCTAAACCAAACATTTCAATCCAGATTGACTTTCGGACAGAGAATCGCCGATAAGGTGGCGGACTTCGGAGGAAGTTGGACATTTATACTAATGTTCGGATTGTCTATGACAGTTTGGATAGGAATCAATGCATTCTTCTCACTCTGGAAATTCGATCCTTATCCATTCATTTTACTTAATTTAATATTATCTACTTTAGCTGCGATCCAAGCTCCCATTATCATGATGAGCCAGAACAGGCAGGAAGCAAAGGATAGAGCCAGATCCGAGATGGATTATAAGATCAATCTAAAGGCCGAGCTTGAGATACGTCATCTTCATGAAAAGATAGATCATATTCTCAAGAACCAATGGAGAAGGTTGACTGAGATCCAACAAATCCAAATGCAGATGATGCAAATATTAGGAAATCGTAAATAG
- a CDS encoding STAS domain-containing protein — protein sequence MILKSLARENHLVLSVQEDILMDNSRDFYLEFEDSVRDGYPPVVSFHLGLVKFIDSSGIGIIIKVRNQIRDHQGTVNIFGLNKSLHSVFRLSGLDRIVNLYTIEEFLEKYPDFREFLTVE from the coding sequence ATGATTCTTAAAAGTCTCGCCCGAGAAAATCACCTGGTACTTTCGGTCCAGGAGGATATCTTGATGGATAATTCCCGGGACTTTTACCTGGAGTTTGAGGACAGCGTTCGGGATGGATATCCCCCTGTAGTCAGCTTTCATTTGGGTCTCGTAAAGTTTATCGACTCCTCTGGGATAGGCATTATCATCAAAGTCAGAAATCAGATCCGGGACCATCAAGGAACTGTAAATATATTCGGGCTAAATAAGTCCCTACATTCCGTTTTTAGGCTTTCCGGTCTAGACAGAATTGTAAATCTGTACACCATCGAAGAATTTCTGGAGAAATATCCCGACTTTCGGGAATTTCTGACGGTAGAATGA
- a CDS encoding LA_1326/LA_4305 family lipoprotein has translation MKGKALRTSLLLILAFSFSGCYPYFFKDRMFRSEGMGFFTISVSDLPDFDKTSKSDDIKLEHPIQLDQAKIKDYFGNLRYSKRSSVGYFSDFVFSDHELDLLARDLPFTLKNLPEDKLLLIISKYDDTQSVISFDEVTSCILWAGEGKINLLFGRIKRELVDRDAALDFSRWTRVEKIRLAHGFDGTEIAEGENVDFGQVDGLPLRKWVVFDMKNPSKYKFTPRKQYQPVKLTDENDRP, from the coding sequence ATGAAGGGAAAAGCTCTTCGTACTTCCCTGCTCCTTATTTTAGCCTTTAGTTTCTCGGGATGTTATCCTTACTTTTTTAAGGACAGGATGTTTCGTTCCGAAGGGATGGGATTTTTCACGATTAGTGTTTCCGATCTCCCTGATTTTGATAAAACTTCCAAGAGTGATGATATAAAATTGGAACATCCTATCCAATTGGATCAGGCAAAAATTAAGGACTATTTTGGCAATTTAAGATATTCTAAACGTTCTTCTGTAGGTTACTTCTCAGATTTCGTATTTTCAGATCATGAGTTGGATCTGCTCGCAAGAGATCTTCCTTTTACTTTAAAAAATCTTCCTGAAGATAAACTTCTTCTTATCATTTCTAAATACGATGATACTCAGTCTGTGATCTCTTTCGACGAGGTTACAAGTTGTATCCTTTGGGCGGGAGAAGGTAAGATCAATCTTCTATTCGGCCGTATCAAACGCGAGCTTGTAGATAGAGACGCGGCCTTAGATTTTAGTCGCTGGACCCGGGTAGAAAAGATCAGACTAGCTCATGGTTTCGACGGAACAGAGATCGCAGAAGGGGAGAATGTGGACTTTGGACAAGTAGACGGACTTCCATTGCGCAAATGGGTTGTGTTCGATATGAAAAACCCAAGCAAATACAAGTTCACTCCAAGAAAACAGTACCAGCCTGTTAAACTCACTGATGAGAACGACAGACCTTAA
- a CDS encoding flavin reductase family protein, whose translation MSFSTDEFKNSLSHFASGVTVVTFSDTTRAGGLTVSSFSSLSLDPPLVLFSLQKNISSHDPLLASGLFTVNILSADQQEYSNQFASGKIDKHELIQKLACDLGHNGVPYLNGTLARIECELEKQVDGGDHTIVIGRVLFAVSDDSKRPLLYYRRNYYNI comes from the coding sequence ATGTCTTTCAGCACGGACGAATTCAAAAATTCACTCTCTCATTTTGCTTCCGGGGTAACTGTGGTTACTTTTTCCGACACCACTAGAGCCGGAGGATTGACTGTTAGCAGTTTTAGCTCACTTTCTCTAGATCCACCTTTGGTACTTTTTAGCCTCCAGAAGAATATATCGAGCCATGATCCTTTGCTTGCTTCCGGTCTGTTTACTGTGAACATTCTGTCTGCAGACCAACAGGAATATTCCAACCAATTCGCATCCGGTAAAATAGATAAACATGAACTGATCCAAAAGTTAGCCTGCGACCTAGGGCATAATGGAGTGCCTTACTTAAACGGCACATTAGCCAGGATAGAATGTGAGCTGGAAAAACAAGTAGATGGGGGGGATCATACCATAGTGATCGGAAGAGTGTTATTCGCAGTATCCGACGATTCTAAAAGGCCTCTTTTATATTACCGTAGGAACTACTATAATATCTGA
- the purL gene encoding phosphoribosylformylglycinamidine synthase subunit PurL: MEKESVSLQDALEHGLTSEEFSKIQEILGRLPNSTELGIFSAMWSEHCSYKNSILQLKTLPTKSDKLLAQAGEENAGAMDIGQGLAVVFKIESHNHPTAVEPYQGAATGVGGIMRDIFTMGARPIVSLNSLRFGNPDEPRNKYLLSRAVKGIGDYGNSLGIAVSGGELFIDECFSKNPLVNAMTVGIVRHDQMASATTGGKVGNAVFIVGSTTGRDGIHGASFASKDLTKESESKRSAVQVGDPFMEKLLMEASLEAIQKKLLIGIQDMGAAGISCATSEMSAKGKSGMKINLDLVPFRETGMNAYEAMLSESQERMLVIPEKGKEEELVAIFKKWNLNAVQIGEVTDTGLLEVYKDGNLKAKIPADTLVLGGGAPRYVRETKRPAYLDQVSSWTPDSTPDLQENESGKKLLKLLNSWNISSRKPIIEQYDTEVGLVKLIGPGADGGLSAIPDTDMALATATDCNSRFTYLDPYWGAALAVCEAARNVAVTGAEPLGVTNNLNFANPYIPENYYMFSECVRGMGDACRFLGLPVTGGNVSFYNESPEGPIFPTPTIGMVGILDKQKEAVWGAPKKAGLSLALIGKFNPSLGGSEYQKAFLGKVQGQIPKFDLADEKSLLEVLVSLRKNGSLSFAKDLSLGGIGVALAKIVILSGLGIKADLNTIKQSRKDLTLFGESSGSVLIGYEKGKEESIKSLVGSKGLDFYSIGTVESDPKLEIQGYGISTSSNELKSVYESGLEEIFK; the protein is encoded by the coding sequence ATGGAAAAAGAATCCGTCTCCCTCCAAGACGCTCTCGAACACGGTCTTACCTCAGAAGAATTTAGCAAAATCCAGGAAATCCTAGGCAGACTCCCTAACTCCACAGAACTCGGAATTTTCTCCGCAATGTGGTCGGAGCATTGCTCTTATAAAAATTCTATTCTTCAATTAAAAACTCTTCCTACAAAGTCTGATAAACTTTTGGCCCAAGCAGGAGAAGAGAATGCCGGAGCCATGGACATTGGCCAAGGACTGGCAGTTGTTTTCAAAATAGAAAGTCATAATCACCCTACTGCAGTGGAACCTTACCAAGGTGCAGCAACTGGAGTAGGCGGGATCATGAGAGATATTTTTACAATGGGAGCAAGACCCATCGTATCTCTAAACTCTCTTAGATTTGGTAACCCTGACGAACCTAGAAATAAATATTTATTATCCAGAGCAGTCAAAGGTATCGGAGATTACGGTAACTCACTCGGGATCGCAGTCTCAGGTGGAGAATTATTTATAGACGAATGTTTTTCTAAGAACCCTTTAGTGAACGCGATGACTGTCGGAATCGTCAGACATGATCAAATGGCAAGCGCAACCACTGGAGGAAAGGTGGGTAACGCGGTATTTATCGTTGGTTCCACTACAGGAAGAGACGGTATTCACGGTGCATCCTTTGCTTCTAAAGATCTGACAAAAGAATCAGAGTCAAAACGTTCCGCAGTCCAAGTAGGAGATCCATTTATGGAAAAACTACTGATGGAAGCATCTCTCGAAGCCATCCAGAAAAAACTTTTAATAGGTATCCAAGATATGGGTGCTGCTGGAATTTCCTGCGCCACTTCTGAGATGAGTGCAAAGGGAAAATCCGGAATGAAGATCAATCTGGACCTGGTTCCTTTCCGCGAGACAGGGATGAATGCTTATGAAGCAATGCTTTCCGAAAGCCAAGAAAGAATGCTGGTAATCCCAGAAAAAGGGAAAGAAGAAGAGCTTGTTGCTATATTCAAAAAATGGAATCTAAACGCAGTTCAAATCGGAGAAGTTACCGATACCGGACTATTAGAAGTTTATAAAGATGGAAATCTAAAAGCTAAGATCCCGGCAGATACTTTAGTCCTAGGCGGAGGCGCTCCTAGATATGTGAGAGAGACAAAACGTCCTGCGTATTTGGACCAAGTTTCTTCTTGGACCCCTGATTCAACTCCTGATCTGCAGGAAAATGAATCAGGCAAAAAACTTCTTAAACTATTAAATTCTTGGAATATATCTTCTAGAAAACCGATCATTGAGCAGTATGATACTGAGGTTGGCCTAGTTAAGCTGATCGGACCAGGCGCAGATGGAGGACTATCCGCAATCCCTGATACCGATATGGCATTGGCCACTGCGACAGATTGTAATTCCAGATTCACCTATTTAGATCCATATTGGGGAGCAGCACTTGCAGTTTGTGAAGCAGCAAGAAACGTAGCTGTCACAGGTGCAGAACCTTTAGGCGTAACCAATAATCTGAACTTTGCAAATCCTTATATTCCAGAAAACTACTATATGTTTTCAGAATGTGTTCGAGGAATGGGAGATGCTTGTAGATTTTTAGGACTTCCCGTCACAGGAGGAAACGTTTCCTTCTATAATGAATCACCTGAAGGCCCGATCTTCCCTACTCCAACCATTGGAATGGTGGGAATTCTGGATAAACAGAAGGAAGCAGTCTGGGGAGCTCCTAAAAAAGCAGGACTTAGTTTAGCTCTAATCGGTAAATTTAACCCAAGCTTAGGTGGAAGCGAATACCAAAAAGCTTTCTTAGGCAAAGTCCAAGGACAGATCCCTAAATTCGATCTTGCAGACGAAAAATCATTATTAGAAGTTTTGGTTTCTCTCAGAAAGAATGGAAGCCTATCTTTTGCAAAAGACCTTTCTCTCGGAGGCATTGGGGTAGCGCTTGCAAAAATTGTAATACTATCCGGTCTCGGAATTAAGGCAGACTTAAACACAATCAAACAATCCAGAAAAGATCTTACACTTTTCGGAGAGAGTTCTGGTTCTGTTCTGATCGGTTACGAAAAAGGGAAAGAAGAAAGTATCAAATCCCTTGTTGGTTCTAAGGGTCTGGACTTCTACTCCATTGGAACGGTAGAATCAGATCCTAAACTCGAGATACAAGGATACGGAATTTCCACCTCTTCAAACGAACTAAAATCGGTTTATGAATCCGGTTTAGAGGAAATATTCAAATGA